The following DNA comes from Polynucleobacter sp. MG-6-Vaara-E2.
TTGCGACCATCAAAGATGATGGGTCGCTTGAGTTTTTGCATGACTAGATCAAAATCTGGCGTGTGAAATGCTTTCCACTCAGTCACAATCACCAAGGCATCAGCACCTTCCAACGCTGTCATGGGGTCAGCAGTCATCGAAACCTTTTTTAGACCCTCTGGGTTGCTCTTAAAGTCGAGCGCAAGTGCATGTTGAGCTTCGGGCATAGCGACCGGATCATAAGCAACTACTTCTGCCCCACGCTTTACTAATTCTTGAATAATCACGCGACTAGGTGCTTCACGCATATCATCGGTATTCGGTTTAAAGGCTAGGCCCCATAAAGCAAATTTCATGCCCTTAAGATCATGATCAAAGCGTTTATCAATCTTATGAACTAAGGTGTATTTCTGTAACTCATTCACCGCCTCTACAGCATCAAGAATCTTTAGCTCTCTGCCATGCTCCTTGGCAGTTTTAGACAGAGCGGACACATCCTTAGGGAAGCAGGAGCCACCATAACCCGTGCCTGGATACAAGAAACCAAAACCAATACGAGAATCTGAACCGATGCCTTGGCGGACATGCTCAATATCGGCACCTACTAGATCGGCTAAATTAGCCAACTCATTCATAAACGAAATACGGGTAGCTAACATCGCATTCGCGGCGTACTTCGTTAACTCTGCGCTCTTCACGTCCATATAATACGTACGCTCATGATTGCGGTTAAATGGGGCATATAACTTACGCATTTGTTCTTTAGCACGCAAGCCAGCGGGAGTATTTTCTGTACCAATCACGATACGGTCTGGGCGCATGAAGTCTTCTACAGCAGCCCCCTCTTTTAAGAACTCTGGATTAGACACTACCGAGCAGAGGTCCAACGGTAACTTTCTTTTTTCAAGTTCTTCAATGATGGCTGCCTGAACCTTATCGGCCGTTCCTACAGGAACTGTAGATTTATCAACAATCACCTTTGGCGTTGTTGCATGACGCCCAATATTACGAGCCGCCGCAACTACATATTGCAAGTCTGCTGAGCCATCCTCATCAGGGGGAGTTCCTACCGCAATAAATTGAATATCCCCATGAGCTACAGAAGCAGCGATATCGGAAGAAAACTGCAAGCGACCGGCGGCACGATTGCGCTCAATCATTTCTTTAAGGCCTGGCTCATAGATTGGCACACCACCAGAGTTCAGAATCTCGATCTTCTTGAGATCCAAATCTAAGCAAAAAACATTATTGCCTTGTTCAGCAAGACAAGCGCCGGTAACTAAGCCTACGTAACCACTGCCGATAATCGTAACTTTCAAGTGAACCCCTAATAATCTCTATGTATCTATTATTCAAATGGTATTACATGGAAGGGCCGCTAGGGGCGACACCTTCAGAACGTCTTGGGGAGTATGCCTCCCAATTATTACAACCAGGACACTGCCAATAAAAACGGCGCGCACGGAAACCACAATTACCACAGGTATAACGAGCCAAGCTCGTAGTACGCTGGCGCAAGAGATGCAGAATGGATTGCAACTCAGAAAGCCTCTCAGGATTAGCGTTACCTTCTTCTAACGCCAAACGAGTCTCTGCTAGCTTTGAAAGTGCGCTCAAACTTGGTGAGTGTTGCATCACTTCAGAAAGCATGACATTAGCAGCTTGTGGTCCACGAATTTTCATGACCTGCTTGTGAACAATATCTAGCAACTCACCAGATGCTTGGGTCTTGAGTAACTCACAAAGACGGTCTAGTCCTTCATTCTCTTTGCCTAGCGCTACATGAGCAATCATCCAGCGATCAGCCAATAAATGCATGTAAGCAGGATGGGATGCAGCAACCAAACTCCAGGCTTCAATCGCTTGCGCTGGTCGATCTACTGCCATTAAATAATCGCCTTGCAAAATTAGTGCGCGGGCATGATTAGGTACCGCCTGCAAAGCTCGTGCAATTGAATGCTCCGCATCTACTAGGTCTTTACGACGTAATGCATCTTGACCCAATTCACAATGAAACTGAGCAATCTCAGTATGATGCGATTTACCTTGTAGACCTTCAAGCTCAGTTGCAGCGATGATCGCTTTTTTCCAATCACGCTCAACTTGATACATCTCCAGCAAACTTTCCTTTGCTGGAACAGCATACTTACCATTACCCACACGATTAAGCGATGCTTCGGCGCGATCTAATAAACCAGCACGTAAGAAATCTCGACCCAGCTCATAGGCAGCGTGATCACGATCACGAGGCTTTAAGTCATCGCGATTGGCTAAATGCTGGTGCACTTTAATAGCGCGCTCAGTTTCACCGCGACGACGGAACAAGTTGCCGAGTGAGAAATGAAGTTCAACGGTCTCTGGATCCAGTTGCGCAATCTTCACAAGCGTTTCTATCGCTTGATCAGGTTGCTCGTTTAATAAGAGGCTAAGACCTTTAAAAGTAGAGCGCTGTTGACGCATACGCTCACGCTCATCCATGCGATTCTCAAGACGCAAATCCCAACGTGATGCCACCCAGCCAATGCCAAACATAACCGGCAGAAGCAGCAGCCAAGAAGTCGCCATCTGAATCATGGTGTGCAGAACCCGAATAAAAAAATGGCCCGAACGGACCACTGAGGATGAGCCAGAATACTAGGCACCAGAACCCTCTTTGGGGCCCGCCTGTTTCAGTGGCTTGTAATCTACTCGCTCGCGCAATTCTTTACCGGGCTTAAAGTGCGGAACGCGTTTTTCTGGAATCAAAACCTTCTCGCCAGACTTTGGATTACGACCGGTGCGTGCAGGACGATGATGAAGTACAAAACTTCCCACGCCGCGCAACTCAATACGCTTACCCTCAGCCAAAGCTTGAGTCATTGTGTCCAGCAATGTTTTTACCGCCAACTCCACGTCTCTTGGTAGAAGTTGCGGGAACTGCCTCGCGAGACTCTCCACGAGTTCGGAGCGAGTAATTGCCTGTTGCTCTTGATCTGTCATGATCTATCAATAAAAAACCGCCGCTCTCCCAAAGGAAAGCGGCGATATTGATTTAGCCTTGATTATCCAATTTTGCTTTCAACAAAGCGCCCAAATTGGTTGTGCCAGACTGCGCATCACCCTGGAGCTTGTTCATTGCATCTTGTTGGTCAGAGCTGTCTTTTGCTTTGATTGAAAGATTGATAACGCGTGACTTACGATCAATGTTGATGATCATCGCTGTAACGCTATCGCCTTCTTTCAAAACATTGCGTGCATCTTCAACACGATCTGTTGAGATCTCGGAAGCGCGCAAGTAAGCTTCAACTTCATCAGCCAAGTGAATTGTTGCACCCTTGGCATCAACCGCTTTAACAGTGCCGGTAACTAAAGCACCTTTATCGTTAACGGATGTGTAGTTGTTGAATGGATCGCCAGACAATTGCTTGATACCGAGAGAGATACGCTCTTTCTCAACATCGATTGCCAATACAGTGGCTTCAACTTCATCACCTTTTTTGTATTTCTTAACAGCCTCTTCACCAGGCTCATTCCATGAGAGGTCTGAGAGATGAACCAAACCATCAATGCCGCCAGGCAAGCCGATGAACACACCGAAGTCAGTAATAGACTTGATGGCACCAGATAGCTTGTCACCGTTTTGTTGTGAACGTGCAAACTCTTCCCATGGATTTGCTTTGCACTGCTTGATGCCCAAGCTAATACGACGCTTATCTTCATCAATATCAAGAACCATCACTTCAACTTCGGTGCCCAATGCAGTAGCTTTGCTTGGAGCAACGTTCTTGTTAGTCCAATCCATTTCAGAAACGTGTACCAAACCTTCGATACCAGATTCGATTTCAACGAACGCGCCGTAATCAGTCAAGTTGGTTACTTTGCCGAATAAACGCGTATTTGGTGGGTAACGACGTGCGATACCAACCCATGGATCATCACCAAGTTGTTTCACGCCGAGCGAAACACGGTTCTTCTCTTGATCGAACTTCAAAATCTTAGCGGTAACTTCTTGACCAACAGTCAACATCTCGCTTGGGTGACGCACACGACGCCATGCCAAATCGGTAATGTGCAAGAGGCCATCGATACCACCGAGGTCAACGAATGCGCCGTAATCAGTGATGTTCTTAACGAGACCAGTTACTACTGCACCCTCTTTAAGGTTAGACATCAACTTAGCACGCTCTTCACCTTGGCTAGCTTCTACAACTGCACGACGTGACAACACTACGTTGTTACGCTTACGGTCGAGCTTGATAACCTTAAACTCCATCGTCTTACCTTCGTAAGGGCTGGTGTCTTTAATTGGGCGTGTATCAACGAGTGATCCTGGCAAGAATGCGCGGATACCGTTAACCATCACAGTCAAGCCACCTTTAACCTTACCGGTAACAGTACCGGTAACGATCTCAGCTTGCTCAAGAGCTTTTTCCAAATTCAACCATGATGCCAAGCGCTTCGCTTTGTCACGGGAGAGGATGGTGTCGCCATAGCCATTTTCGAGGGCGTCAATAGCAACAGAAACGAAATCGCCGGGAGCTACTTCAATCTCGCCAGCGTCGTTATGGAATTCTTCAACAGGAATAAACGCTTCAGACTTTAAGCCAGCGTTAACAACGACGAAGTTATGGTCGATGCGAAGAACTTCAGCCGAAATAACTTGGCCGGTCTTCATATTCGATCGGGTTAATGATTCTTCAAATAATTCTGCAAATGATTCAGACATGTATATTCACTTTGTGCCGTCAGAAGGCCCGACGGGTTAGGTTAAAAAAGTCTTAAAGAAACACGCTGATGAAATGAACGCGTTGTGGAGTTTCTCAAGACGCCAAAACTACTACGTACTACCTTGCTGCTTACTTCCAACAAAACTAAACAATTGCAGATTGATACCAATCTAAAACCGTCTTAACTGCCTGATCTATCGAAAGATCTGATGTTTCAAGCACTTTTGCTCCTTCTGCTACTAACAGGGGGGCTGCACCTCTACTGCTATCTCTGGCATCCCGCTCCTGCAAATCTTGCAGTAAGTCGGAAAGTTTAGCAGAAATTCCCTTAGCTATCAATTGCTTATAGCGACGTTCAGCTCTGGCGGCAGCCGTTGCTGTGAGAAAAACCTTCAAAACAGCGTCTGGGAATATGACACTAGCCATATCTCTACCGTCAGCCACTAGCCCTGGGAATTGGCGAAAACTGCGCTGTAGCCCCACCAAAGCAGCCCTCACCTCGGGGTGAACCGCTAAAGCAGAAGCTCTTAAGCCGATATTTTCTGTGCGGATAGCATCTGTGACATCCTCACCACTCAGAAAGATCTGACCATTTTTGAATGAAATCAATAACTTAGGTACCAAAAGACCCAATTCTGAGCCATTTTTGACGTCAATACCCTGTTTTTCACTAGCGAGAGCAACGAGGCGATAGAGTGCCCCGCTATCCAAATAATGAAAGCCTAATTTTTCAGCAACCAAAGAGGCAACAGTTCCTTTGCCTGAGGCAGTGGGCCCATCAATTGCGATCACCGGGAAATTACTCATGAAATCGTATTTTTATTCACTTACG
Coding sequences within:
- a CDS encoding UDP-glucose/GDP-mannose dehydrogenase family protein, which produces MKVTIIGSGYVGLVTGACLAEQGNNVFCLDLDLKKIEILNSGGVPIYEPGLKEMIERNRAAGRLQFSSDIAASVAHGDIQFIAVGTPPDEDGSADLQYVVAAARNIGRHATTPKVIVDKSTVPVGTADKVQAAIIEELEKRKLPLDLCSVVSNPEFLKEGAAVEDFMRPDRIVIGTENTPAGLRAKEQMRKLYAPFNRNHERTYYMDVKSAELTKYAANAMLATRISFMNELANLADLVGADIEHVRQGIGSDSRIGFGFLYPGTGYGGSCFPKDVSALSKTAKEHGRELKILDAVEAVNELQKYTLVHKIDKRFDHDLKGMKFALWGLAFKPNTDDMREAPSRVIIQELVKRGAEVVAYDPVAMPEAQHALALDFKSNPEGLKKVSMTADPMTALEGADALVIVTEWKAFHTPDFDLVMQKLKRPIIFDGRNLYEPASMQELGIEYYGIGRHN
- the lapB gene encoding lipopolysaccharide assembly protein LapB, whose translation is MIQMATSWLLLLPVMFGIGWVASRWDLRLENRMDERERMRQQRSTFKGLSLLLNEQPDQAIETLVKIAQLDPETVELHFSLGNLFRRRGETERAIKVHQHLANRDDLKPRDRDHAAYELGRDFLRAGLLDRAEASLNRVGNGKYAVPAKESLLEMYQVERDWKKAIIAATELEGLQGKSHHTEIAQFHCELGQDALRRKDLVDAEHSIARALQAVPNHARALILQGDYLMAVDRPAQAIEAWSLVAASHPAYMHLLADRWMIAHVALGKENEGLDRLCELLKTQASGELLDIVHKQVMKIRGPQAANVMLSEVMQHSPSLSALSKLAETRLALEEGNANPERLSELQSILHLLRQRTTSLARYTCGNCGFRARRFYWQCPGCNNWEAYSPRRSEGVAPSGPSM
- the rpsA gene encoding 30S ribosomal protein S1 — encoded protein: MSESFAELFEESLTRSNMKTGQVISAEVLRIDHNFVVVNAGLKSEAFIPVEEFHNDAGEIEVAPGDFVSVAIDALENGYGDTILSRDKAKRLASWLNLEKALEQAEIVTGTVTGKVKGGLTVMVNGIRAFLPGSLVDTRPIKDTSPYEGKTMEFKVIKLDRKRNNVVLSRRAVVEASQGEERAKLMSNLKEGAVVTGLVKNITDYGAFVDLGGIDGLLHITDLAWRRVRHPSEMLTVGQEVTAKILKFDQEKNRVSLGVKQLGDDPWVGIARRYPPNTRLFGKVTNLTDYGAFVEIESGIEGLVHVSEMDWTNKNVAPSKATALGTEVEVMVLDIDEDKRRISLGIKQCKANPWEEFARSQQNGDKLSGAIKSITDFGVFIGLPGGIDGLVHLSDLSWNEPGEEAVKKYKKGDEVEATVLAIDVEKERISLGIKQLSGDPFNNYTSVNDKGALVTGTVKAVDAKGATIHLADEVEAYLRASEISTDRVEDARNVLKEGDSVTAMIINIDRKSRVINLSIKAKDSSDQQDAMNKLQGDAQSGTTNLGALLKAKLDNQG
- the cmk gene encoding (d)CMP kinase, whose translation is MSNFPVIAIDGPTASGKGTVASLVAEKLGFHYLDSGALYRLVALASEKQGIDVKNGSELGLLVPKLLISFKNGQIFLSGEDVTDAIRTENIGLRASALAVHPEVRAALVGLQRSFRQFPGLVADGRDMASVIFPDAVLKVFLTATAAARAERRYKQLIAKGISAKLSDLLQDLQERDARDSSRGAAPLLVAEGAKVLETSDLSIDQAVKTVLDWYQSAIV